One Verrucomicrobiota bacterium DNA segment encodes these proteins:
- the hpt gene encoding hypoxanthine phosphoribosyltransferase: MRDDLESVLFPEEQIADRVKELGLQLSQDFAGRDLSVLILLHGGMMFAADLIRHISLPLTVETLAVASYKGEQSSGQLEWPKELRFGDLQGRDLLIVDDILDTGTTLSGVRERMGEEFHPESIQVCVLLDKLRPRIRHVEPDYVGFEVEDVFVVGYGLDYNARYRNLPYIGVLKEECI, encoded by the coding sequence ATGCGTGATGATTTGGAGAGCGTGCTTTTTCCAGAGGAGCAAATCGCCGATCGGGTGAAGGAGCTTGGCTTGCAGTTGAGCCAAGATTTTGCCGGCAGGGACTTGTCTGTCCTGATCCTCCTGCACGGGGGGATGATGTTCGCCGCGGATCTCATCCGGCACATCAGTCTCCCGCTCACGGTGGAGACCCTGGCGGTGGCCAGCTACAAGGGCGAGCAGAGCAGTGGGCAGTTGGAGTGGCCGAAGGAACTGCGCTTTGGGGATCTCCAAGGGCGGGACCTTCTCATCGTGGATGATATCCTCGACACCGGTACCACTCTTTCGGGGGTGAGAGAGCGCATGGGGGAGGAGTTCCACCCGGAGAGCATCCAGGTTTGCGTGCTTTTGGACAAACTCCGCCCACGGATACGCCACGTCGAGCCGGACTATGTGGGCTTCGAAGTCGAGGACGTTTTTGTGGTGGGGTATGGCCTCGACTACAACGCCCGTTACCGCAATCTGCCTTATATCGGGGTGCTGAAAGAGGAGTGCATTTGA
- a CDS encoding Dabb family protein, with product MEHHVYFWLNEEGQSHSTLFEAALEKLLAIESVSSGTWGRPAATPERPVIDRSWDYGLSLRFESVAAHDAYQVDPLHEEFVESQNARWSKVLVMDLA from the coding sequence ATGGAACACCACGTCTACTTTTGGCTGAACGAAGAAGGGCAATCTCACTCCACGCTCTTCGAAGCCGCTTTGGAGAAGCTCTTAGCTATCGAATCAGTCTCTTCCGGCACCTGGGGACGTCCGGCCGCCACCCCGGAGCGCCCCGTGATCGATCGAAGTTGGGACTACGGTTTGTCGCTGCGCTTTGAAAGTGTCGCCGCGCACGACGCCTACCAAGTGGACCCGCTCCATGAAGAGTTCGTGGAAAGCCAAAACGCCCGCTGGTCAAAAGTGCTCGTAATGGATCTCGCATAA
- the pdxH gene encoding pyridoxamine 5'-phosphate oxidase has protein sequence MDLADYRRDYLQGAIRRADLCESPVAQFETWFEQATDSGMVEPNAMVLSTTSSAGQPSQRTVLLKTFDERGFVFYSNYESRKAREIAPNPQVSLLFPWIGLERQVIIQGRVEKISPDKSLRYFLSRPRESQLGAWVSQQSSVIENRAHLETKLAEIKSKFAGLAVPLPPFWGGYRVRPTSIEFWQGGSGRLHDRFLYTRKEDEWLIERLSP, from the coding sequence ATGGACCTAGCAGACTATCGGCGAGACTACCTCCAAGGAGCCATCCGGCGCGCCGACCTTTGTGAAAGCCCGGTCGCCCAATTCGAAACCTGGTTTGAGCAAGCCACTGACTCTGGCATGGTGGAACCCAATGCCATGGTGCTCTCGACCACCTCGTCAGCAGGGCAGCCCTCCCAACGAACGGTTCTCCTCAAAACCTTCGATGAAAGGGGCTTCGTCTTCTACAGCAACTATGAAAGCCGAAAGGCCCGGGAAATCGCCCCCAATCCCCAAGTCTCCCTCCTCTTTCCGTGGATCGGGCTGGAGCGGCAGGTCATCATCCAGGGCAGGGTGGAAAAAATCTCGCCCGACAAATCTCTCCGCTACTTCCTCAGCCGACCTCGTGAAAGCCAGCTGGGGGCTTGGGTCTCGCAGCAAAGCAGCGTCATCGAAAACCGCGCCCATCTCGAGACCAAGCTCGCGGAAATCAAAAGTAAATTCGCCGGTCTAGCCGTGCCCCTTCCTCCCTTTTGGGGAGGCTACCGAGTGCGCCCCACCTCGATCGAGTTCTGGCAAGGAGGCTCGGGCCGTCTGCATGACCGCTTCCTTTACACCCGAAAAGAAGACGAGTGGCTCATCGAACGGCTCTCCCCGTAG
- a CDS encoding ACP S-malonyltransferase, with the protein MATPVLLLFSGQGAQAVGMARELFDDFGVARELAEGADEALDFSLTQTMFAGPIEELTRTSRCQPALYLHGLMALAALRQKAPDLQVVGAAGLSLGEFTAHAAAATFDFETGLRVVAQRGLFMEEACEATDGSMAAMIGGNEAAVRELAHEAGVDVANLNAPGQIVLSGSQEGIAKAVAGAKGKGIKLAKELTVAGAYHSRLMASAQSQLASELSTVSLSAPQFPVYCNVEASEVAEEGEIRDTLTRQVTGSVRWGESVAALLDRFPGAICLEMGPGKTLAGLLARIRKGAPVYGCGTTEGIERALDACA; encoded by the coding sequence ATGGCTACCCCCGTTCTCCTGTTGTTTTCTGGTCAAGGTGCTCAAGCCGTGGGCATGGCCCGAGAGTTGTTCGATGATTTCGGCGTGGCCCGAGAGCTGGCGGAGGGTGCGGACGAGGCTTTGGATTTCTCGCTGACGCAGACTATGTTTGCGGGGCCGATCGAGGAGTTGACCCGGACCTCGCGCTGCCAACCGGCGCTCTATCTCCACGGGCTCATGGCCTTGGCGGCTTTGCGACAAAAGGCACCTGATTTGCAAGTGGTGGGGGCGGCCGGGCTTTCGCTGGGCGAGTTTACCGCTCACGCGGCTGCCGCGACCTTTGATTTCGAGACTGGGCTGCGGGTGGTGGCGCAACGGGGGCTTTTTATGGAAGAGGCCTGTGAGGCGACCGATGGCTCGATGGCGGCCATGATTGGCGGTAATGAGGCTGCGGTCCGTGAATTGGCGCACGAGGCAGGGGTGGATGTCGCCAATCTGAATGCTCCCGGCCAGATTGTCCTCTCGGGCTCCCAGGAAGGGATTGCCAAGGCGGTGGCGGGAGCCAAGGGCAAGGGCATCAAGCTGGCCAAGGAGCTGACGGTGGCCGGGGCCTACCATTCCCGGCTGATGGCCTCTGCGCAGAGCCAGTTGGCGAGCGAGTTGTCTACCGTCAGCCTGTCGGCTCCCCAGTTTCCGGTGTATTGCAACGTGGAGGCCAGCGAGGTGGCGGAGGAAGGGGAGATTCGCGATACGCTCACTCGCCAAGTGACGGGTTCGGTCCGCTGGGGGGAGTCGGTGGCGGCTCTCCTCGATCGCTTTCCTGGAGCCATCTGCCTCGAGATGGGGCCGGGGAAGACGCTCGCGGGACTCCTAGCACGGATTCGCAAAGGGGCCCCGGTCTATGGCTGCGGGACCACCGAAGGAATTGAAAGGGCGCTTGATGCCTGTGCTTAA
- a CDS encoding glycerate kinase — translation MTELGAQCDSQSMRVLVAMDKFKGSMSALEACESVSRAFPECECDSFPIADGGEGTVEALVNCLGGRIQSAEVSDALGQPIEAIWGLAERKGAQVGIIEMCAASGLAILGSDPKDPQAASTFGTGQLMQEALSQGCRKIVVGIGGSATNDGGTGMARALGYRFLDAAGLEIIDLPAGLDRLHAIAPPANFPEVEVIAACDVENPLLGSAGATRVYGPQKGVEDFDWFESRLERLANVVSQWKGEDLREVPGAGAAGGLGFGLLVFCGARLTPGFEMLANLGNLERRVQEADVVLTGEGSIDAQTLFGKGPAGVARMARGSGVRVIGFGGRVVSAPGLHELFDHLVTVAPPELSLAECILRGPELLEKSARAHKHLLEPGTPV, via the coding sequence TTGACAGAATTGGGCGCTCAATGCGATAGCCAGTCCATGCGGGTTCTGGTGGCCATGGACAAGTTCAAGGGGTCGATGTCGGCTCTGGAAGCTTGTGAGAGCGTCAGTCGGGCTTTCCCGGAGTGCGAGTGTGATTCCTTTCCGATCGCCGATGGAGGGGAGGGCACGGTGGAGGCCTTGGTCAATTGTCTTGGTGGGAGGATTCAGTCGGCCGAGGTTTCCGATGCGCTCGGCCAGCCGATCGAGGCCATTTGGGGCTTGGCGGAGCGGAAAGGAGCCCAGGTGGGCATCATTGAGATGTGTGCGGCTTCCGGATTGGCGATTTTAGGGAGTGACCCAAAAGATCCCCAAGCGGCCAGCACCTTCGGGACCGGGCAGTTGATGCAGGAGGCACTCTCTCAAGGCTGTCGCAAGATCGTGGTGGGCATTGGCGGGAGCGCCACCAATGATGGCGGCACGGGGATGGCGCGGGCGCTCGGCTACCGTTTTTTGGATGCAGCGGGTCTCGAAATCATCGACTTGCCGGCCGGGCTGGACCGGCTGCACGCGATTGCGCCCCCTGCGAACTTTCCCGAGGTGGAGGTGATCGCCGCCTGCGATGTGGAGAACCCTCTTTTGGGATCTGCGGGCGCCACCCGCGTTTATGGGCCGCAGAAAGGGGTCGAGGATTTTGACTGGTTTGAGAGTCGCTTGGAACGGTTAGCGAACGTGGTCAGCCAGTGGAAAGGCGAGGACTTGCGAGAGGTGCCGGGGGCAGGCGCGGCCGGTGGCTTGGGGTTTGGGTTGCTGGTTTTTTGTGGGGCCCGCTTGACTCCTGGCTTTGAGATGTTGGCCAATCTGGGGAATTTGGAAAGGCGCGTCCAGGAGGCGGACGTGGTGCTGACGGGAGAGGGGTCGATCGATGCCCAGACGCTTTTTGGCAAGGGACCGGCGGGGGTGGCCCGGATGGCGAGAGGTTCCGGCGTGCGAGTGATCGGCTTTGGCGGTCGGGTGGTTTCCGCGCCTGGCTTACATGAGTTGTTCGACCACTTGGTGACGGTGGCTCCTCCGGAACTCAGTTTGGCCGAATGCATCCTTCGAGGACCCGAGTTGCTAGAGAAGAGCGCGCGCGCGCACAAGCACTTGCTCGAACCGGGCACTCCGGTCTAA
- a CDS encoding serine protease encodes MMWISFRSMRAIFCAVFLLSFSESPTFGETAQQREDRQLREIDELNQRHRKEREALYERHTKERNGTLSPPTGAVESDVDQTSEGDEESQGPVVDFSQYDYSFSDYAQSVFVVKGDQGVGSGFFVTVSGNVRAVSNIHVLAGNESFRIMASGNQPGDVGAIMLAHDHDVAVLEVKKPGRGLELHPAIDEEVAVGDDVIVIGNSLGSGVSTQLPGRVKGVGNELIEIDAKFVEGNSGSPIIHLKSGKVIGVASFARIFDVNALSKDSPFTAGVRRFAYRIDSVQKWERANWNDFKQQAKLVEEVDEKTDMLIALAREIAQEGRPPFNYFRGRNDSLSHLVMDLQGYYQAAIPSSDDREAVARFTYWIQHECFSDFRALQPESYYDYFRDELSTQRSHRESLKPFFDRIGRSMR; translated from the coding sequence ATGATGTGGATTTCTTTCCGATCGATGAGAGCGATTTTCTGCGCTGTGTTTCTCTTGAGCTTTTCGGAGAGCCCTACCTTCGGTGAAACCGCCCAGCAGCGCGAGGATCGGCAACTTCGCGAGATCGATGAACTGAACCAGCGGCATCGAAAAGAGCGGGAGGCGCTCTACGAACGACATACCAAAGAAAGGAACGGAACCCTTTCGCCGCCAACCGGTGCCGTCGAGAGTGATGTCGATCAAACGAGCGAGGGAGACGAGGAGAGCCAAGGACCGGTGGTCGATTTCTCCCAATATGACTACTCTTTCTCCGATTATGCCCAGTCCGTTTTTGTGGTGAAGGGCGACCAAGGGGTGGGGAGTGGCTTTTTTGTGACCGTGAGCGGGAACGTGCGGGCGGTGAGCAATATTCATGTGCTGGCCGGTAATGAGAGCTTTCGGATTATGGCGAGTGGTAACCAGCCCGGGGATGTGGGCGCCATCATGCTGGCCCATGATCATGATGTGGCCGTGCTCGAGGTGAAGAAGCCCGGGCGCGGTCTAGAGCTTCACCCGGCCATTGATGAAGAGGTAGCGGTAGGGGATGACGTGATCGTGATCGGCAATAGCTTGGGGAGTGGCGTTTCCACCCAGTTGCCCGGGAGAGTGAAGGGGGTGGGGAATGAATTGATCGAGATCGATGCCAAGTTCGTGGAGGGCAATAGCGGGAGCCCTATCATTCATTTGAAGTCGGGCAAAGTGATTGGGGTGGCCAGTTTCGCCCGGATTTTCGATGTCAATGCTTTGAGCAAGGATTCGCCTTTTACGGCTGGGGTGCGTCGATTCGCTTATCGAATTGATTCCGTTCAAAAATGGGAGCGGGCCAACTGGAATGATTTCAAGCAGCAGGCAAAGTTGGTGGAAGAGGTGGATGAGAAGACGGATATGTTAATCGCTCTGGCGAGGGAGATCGCGCAAGAGGGGCGGCCTCCTTTCAATTATTTCCGAGGACGCAATGACTCGCTCTCCCATCTCGTGATGGATTTGCAGGGATACTATCAGGCGGCCATCCCGTCCTCCGATGATCGGGAAGCGGTCGCGCGTTTCACTTATTGGATTCAGCATGAGTGTTTCTCTGATTTCCGGGCCCTTCAGCCCGAGAGCTACTATGATTACTTTCGCGACGAGCTGTCGACCCAGAGAAGTCATCGCGAATCGCTCAAACCCTTCTTTGACAGAATTGGGCGCTCAATGCGATAG
- a CDS encoding hemolysin family protein gives MIDGMLAAMGGGSVEAGSGSWTLLITYFVVAIGVSFFCSVWEAVLLSVTRPYIASLKEKNGKSGQRLEQMKNNINRPLTSILTLNTIAHTMGAIMVGVQVAGLTGGGIWDQVAGIVMTLAILVLSEIIPKNLGARHWRAWGPWVGASLSVLTKIMTPVIYVVELFGRGGHGGESFSREELKVMAEMGRREGKLEEKESRILKNLLQFGESSVRDVMTPRVVVFSVSQDLEVGDFADQHGEVPFSRVPLYGEDRDDVKGFVLKSDVLLAAARGERHRTVGEMRRDIMRLFAATRLSDAFEQLIANRSHAAVVVDEFGGMAGLVTMEDVVETLLGLEIVDEADKRVDMQEFARSMWKRRAERMGISLEALEENALGKEGS, from the coding sequence ATGATCGATGGGATGTTGGCAGCGATGGGCGGGGGCAGTGTGGAAGCTGGTTCCGGCTCGTGGACCCTTTTGATCACCTACTTCGTGGTCGCCATCGGGGTGTCCTTTTTCTGTTCGGTTTGGGAGGCGGTCCTGCTGTCTGTGACCCGCCCTTACATCGCCAGCCTCAAGGAAAAAAATGGCAAGTCCGGTCAGCGCTTGGAGCAGATGAAGAACAACATCAACCGGCCGCTGACCTCCATCCTAACGCTGAACACCATCGCCCACACGATGGGTGCGATTATGGTGGGGGTGCAAGTGGCGGGCCTTACGGGAGGTGGCATTTGGGACCAGGTGGCGGGGATTGTCATGACCTTGGCCATCTTGGTCTTATCCGAAATCATTCCCAAGAATTTGGGAGCACGTCATTGGAGGGCTTGGGGGCCGTGGGTGGGAGCCAGCTTGAGTGTTTTGACCAAGATCATGACTCCGGTCATCTACGTGGTGGAGTTGTTTGGTCGAGGAGGGCATGGCGGCGAGTCTTTCAGCCGAGAGGAGCTGAAGGTCATGGCCGAGATGGGACGCCGGGAGGGGAAGTTGGAGGAGAAGGAGTCGCGCATTCTGAAGAATCTTTTACAGTTCGGCGAGTCCAGCGTGCGGGATGTCATGACTCCGAGGGTGGTGGTGTTTTCGGTCTCCCAGGACTTGGAAGTGGGCGATTTCGCGGACCAGCATGGGGAAGTGCCCTTCTCCCGCGTGCCTCTCTATGGCGAAGACCGAGATGATGTGAAGGGCTTTGTCCTCAAGAGCGATGTGCTTTTAGCGGCGGCACGAGGGGAGCGACATCGGACAGTGGGCGAGATGCGCCGGGACATCATGCGACTCTTCGCTGCGACGCGCTTGAGCGATGCTTTTGAGCAATTGATTGCCAATCGCAGTCATGCCGCTGTGGTGGTGGATGAGTTTGGTGGGATGGCCGGTTTGGTGACGATGGAAGACGTGGTCGAGACTCTTTTGGGCTTGGAAATTGTGGATGAGGCGGACAAGCGGGTGGATATGCAGGAATTCGCGCGGTCGATGTGGAAACGTCGGGCCGAGAGGATGGGGATTTCTTTGGAGGCCTTGGAGGAAAATGCTCTCGGCAAGGAGGGTTCTTGA